ATCAAGAGCAGCGACTAAAGAAAAATCAAGTTAAAAAGAAGAGCAGACAATTAAAGGAGAATAATCGATTGTAAAAACTCACTATGAATAAAATAATAAATTAGAAACCGGCCAAGCTAATTGTCGCCAACCGGACAAGGTAGTTGACGCCAGATAGCGGAGCGTATGATTAATTCGGTCGCTGCACTATCAAAGGTATTAAGTCCCATGCGAACCGATTCTAATTCCTTGACAATATAATGCTCTAAATCATTATCATTCAGTGGCAGGATATTTTCAGAATAAGTAATTCGGCTTTTAATGTCCTCATTCACATTGAGACTTAGATAATGCAATAAATCGCGTTGCCCAAACAACACCTATGACCGCAAAGGCCGCTTGGCTCTGACAATGGATGTTGATGATTGGATTGATATACAAATCTTCTATTGAATGTGTTCGTTTTGTGCCAATAGATAATAATATTGCTATTCGATCAGTTCGTTTACTTGGTGGGTTTCATCCTGATCCAGCCGATAGAATAATCACTGCATTAGCAAGATATTTATCAGTTGTATTAGTATCCTGTGATGAAAAAATCAGAGCATACAAACACGTTAAAACTATTTGGTAGGAAAATTAAAATAGAATAAAAAATGTATTTGACAAGCAATATCATCAATTAATGAATCACTGGGGGCAGAGTAAATTGGTATTGGACTCAAGGTTCAGAATAATTGATTTTCTATTTTTCCTGAGATATTTAATTTTAGTCAATTTCAATAATCCCAGATTACTTCATCTTCTGATTCATCTAGCTTTATATTCATTACATGAGTAGAATTTGGAAATATATCACTCAGTCTTTTAACCTAAAATAATCAGTTGAATCGTAGCGAGAGCGACTTAGGTGCTGAAGATTAAGGGTTTTACAGGTTATTTTGGCTTTATTCGTAGTCACTCCTACGGGTGAAGTCAAAATGTGGCTCCTCTCCGCTTTGATGAGTGAACAACTTATTCATTTTTAGTCTATAGAGCTCATCTTTATTTGGCTGAGCAACATAAGCAAGGTTATGTGTATAGGTAAAACTATAAAAAGCCTTCTTGATAAGAAAAGCTTTTATGTATCAATGCTTAACAGGGTTTTGAATGTGAATTTACACTCATCAAAGTGGAGAAGAATCCAAAATGTTCTGGAAAATCCTTAAGATTCAGTGCATAAGGCGGTCACAGTAGGTTCAACTGATTTTTTTAGGTTTAACCAGTTTGTGTGAAAGATTATTGTCAAATAATAACTTCATGCACTCAGCCGTGTAATAGAGTTCTCTCTCTCAGCAGCAAATGCTAAACAAGCTAAAATATCTTCTTGAGTAAGTTTTGGGAAATCATCGATGATTTCATCATAACTCATTCCATCTGCCAACATATTTAAAACATCATAGACAGTAATTCTTAGCCCACGAATACAAGGTCTTCCAGACCTTTTTCCTGGCTCAATAGTAATATATTCTTTGTAATTTACCATGTTATTACCCTTCAGTTTTATTACTAAACAACTAAATTTCGAGCCCTATAAAATACTGTTTAATCTATTTGTTACGTAAGTTAGAATTTTAATTATTGAGGACTACTTCAAAATCGTCTTACGATAATAAAGCATCTCTTCAATTGACTCACGAATATCATCCAATGCCAAATGAGCGCCCTTCTTTTGATAGCCGTCCATGACTTCAGGATACCAGCGTTTGGCTAGCTCTTTGAGTGTGCTGACATCAAAATTGCGGTAATGAAAATATTCTTCAAGCGCTGGCATCCATTTCGCCATAAAGCGGCGATCCTGACAGATACTATTGCCACACATGGGAGAAACACCCTTGCCAATATATTGTCCTAAAAATTCAATGGTTTTGGCGATAGCATCGGCTTCACTATTTTGGCTCTTATTGACACGCTCAGTGAGACCGGAATTACCATGATGGGTGGTATTCCATTCATCCATTTTAGCCATAGTCTCAGGCGTTTGATGAATAGCGATCACTGGCCCTTCAGCCAGTATATTTAACTCGGCATCGGTGACAATGGTGGCAATTTCAATAATACGGTCTGTTTCAGGTTCCAGTCCGGTCATTTCGAGATCAACCCATATTAAATTTCTTTGGTCTTGTGACATTCAATACTCTTTATTTTGATGTGCTTGTTAAAATCAGTCCAGTGAATTATCCGCTACTTTTGCTTCACTCAATTTTGCGATTGCTCGATTTTTCTATAAAGCACAACGATTAATCGCTGTTTCCGGATGGACACTAACTAAGGTATAATTATAGTCCCTTATTTAGAATTTTGGAATTTTATGTCTTTGTTTAGCATTTTGTTCATTATTATGGTTATTTTATCTGCCATAACGCATCTCTGGTTGTCCATTCGTCAGGTAAAACACGTCACAGAGCATCGTAGTCAGACACCTGAAGACTTTGCTGAGAAAATAAGCCTAGAAGAACACCAAAAAGCGGCCGACTATACTATTGCCAAAGAAAAATTGGGTAATATTGAGCTCATTATTGGCACCACCTTGCTCTTTATCTGGACATTGGGCGGTGGTCTGGAATTATTAGATCAATATGTGCGAGGCTATGAATTAAGTCCGCTGTTTTCAGGGGTGCTTTTTATTCTCTTAATGGGTTTTATTTCCTCAATCATTGATATTCCCATGGGGCTTTATAATACCTTCGTTTTAGAAGAAAAATTTGGCTTTAATCGCACTACGTTTAAAGTCTGGAGTGTTGATTTTATCAAACAAACCACCCTTGGTTTAGTCATCGGTATTCCTCTGATCATGGTCATTCTCTGGCTCATGGAGAGTGCAGGCCCCTATTGGTGGGTTTATGCCTGGGCAGTATGGATGGGCTTTGGCTTTCTCATGATGTGGGCTTATCCAGCCTTTATTGCTCCCCTATTTAATAAGTTTTCTGAACTTGAAGATGAATCCCTAAAAAATCGCATTGAACAATTAATGACCCGCTGTGGCTTCCTGAGCAAGGGTATTTTAGTCATGGATGGTTCTAAGCGTTCCAGTCATGGCAATGCATATTTCACTGGCTTGGGCAATAATAAACAGATTGTTTTTTATGACAACCTGTTAGAATCGTTAGATGAAGAAGAAGTTGAAGCGGTTTTAGCCCATGAATTAGGCCACTTTAAGAAAAAGCATATTGTCAAACGTCTGGTCAGCATGACCTTTATCACTTTTGCCGGCTTTGCAGTGCTTGGCTGGATCATGCAACAACAGTGGTTTTATGAAGGGCTGGGCATGTCAACGCCATCCATTTATGCTGCTTTAGTCTTGTTTAGTATCGCATCGGGCGCATTTACCTTTTTTCTTAGCCCTATTAGCGCTATGATGAGCCGTAAACATGAGTTTGAAGCCGACGAATATGCGGCACAACAAGCGGATGCCAATAAACTGATCGATGCACTGGTTAAGTTGTATAAAGAAAACGCGAACACTTTAACACCTGATCCACTGCATTCAGCTTATTATGATTCACACCCGCCTGCGCCGGTTAGAATCGCTCATTTGAAACAACATGCTTAAAGTTAAACTTGAAACAATAAGGAAAACACTCACATGAATGTTCAATTCGCTTTGAAAACAGCTTTGAAAACAACTTCAATAACAATCCTATTAGGTCTATTTTTAAGTGCGCAAAATGTTATGGCGGCTAATCCTGCTCATGGTAAGGATCTGCATGATGCCAATTGCCAGTCATGTCATTCCTCCTTAATGGGTGGTGATCCAGACCGTATTTATACCCGTTCTGATCGTCGTGTAACGTCGATTGATGGCTTACGTAAGCAAGTGACACGCTGCAAAACAACGGTTGGCGTCGCCTGGCCTGAAGATCAAATTGAAGATGTGGTGGATTATCTTAATACGAGTTTCTACAAACTTTAATGGCCAAACGTAAGCTTAATCGTAGGCAAGAGTGGCGCATCCAGAAAATACAGGATGAACGTCTTGCCAGATCTAAAAATAAACAGCAAAAAATCTCAGATAAATACGGGCAATTAGAGGCGGACTTACATCGTGGCACCATAGTCAGTCATTTTGGTGCCACCCTGGATATTGAAGATGAAGCCACCGGGGAAATTGTTCGCTGTGCATTAAGACAAAACATCGATGCCATTGTCTGTGGTGATAAAATTGTCTGGCAAGCACTCACTCAGTTAACGGATGATGAACAACTAAAAGGCGTGATCACCGCTTTAGAAAAACGTAAAACAGTGCTAGCCCGCCCTGATTTTACTGGCCAGATGAAACCCGTTGCAGCCAATATTGATCAATTATTAATCGTGACCTCTCCCGTCCCCGAACTCAATGAAGGGCTTGTTGATCGCTATCTGGTTGCTGCTGAATTATCCCATATAAAACCGGTGTTATTACTCAACAAGGTAGATACTTTATCTGCTAAACAGCAAGCGGTCTTACAGCAACGTCTTCAGGTTTATGAGGATATTGGTTATCCCATTATTTATACCAGCGCCAAAAGCCAACACGGCATGGATACCTTGCTCAGCCAATTAGAAAACAAAGTCAGTGTCTTTGTAGGCCAATCTGGCGTTGGTAAATCATCATTGATCAATGCCCTGCTTCCCGATGCGAACATTAAAGAAGGTGAAGTCTCACTAGCAACGAATAAGGGCACTCATACCACCAGTGTTTCCCGACTCTATCATATTAAAAATGCCAATCATCAACAGGCCAGCCTAATTGACTCCCCTGGGGTACGTGAGTTTGGCTTATGGGATATTAATAAAGAAGATGTCATTCACGGCTTTATTGAGTTGCATGATCATGCTCAATATTGTCATTTTAGAGACTGCAAACACCTCAACGAACCCAATTGCGGTCTACTTAAGGGATTGGAAGATGGCACGATCAGTGAACAACGTCTTGATAGTTACCATCGTATCGTTGACTCCGTTGAAGATAAATAATCATTCAAAATAAAGCCGATTATTTGAAACTTTTTCATGTGATTCAAGGTCTATAGTAATATAGTTTATTCACGAAAAGGCTACCCATGCAATTGACTACTCGCTTTATTTCCCTATTCTTTATCACTTTGATTTTAACCCTAATTTCAAGTCCAACTTTTGCCGGACATGCTCATCATGCCTCTGCATCAAAGGCTCAGATAACATGGCATGACTGGTCAGATCAAACCTTTGCCCTAGCGGCCTCAGAAAACAAACTCATACTCTTGGATGTCAGTGCACAATGGTGTCAGTTTTGTAAAAAAATGAAAGCCGTGACCTATCAAGATCCAGAAGTCGTTAAGATTATTAATGATAATTATATTGCTATTTTTGCAGACATCGAAGCAACACCTGTGGTCGGTAAACGCTATGCACAATTGGGTGTGCCCGGCACGGTGATTCTCACTG
This genomic window from sulfur-oxidizing endosymbiont of Gigantopelta aegis contains:
- a CDS encoding type II toxin-antitoxin system VapC family toxin, which translates into the protein MLMIGLIYKSSIECVRFVPIDNNIAIRSVRLLGGFHPDPADRIITALARYLSVVLVSCDEKIRAYKHVKTIW
- a CDS encoding DUF433 domain-containing protein, coding for MVNYKEYITIEPGKRSGRPCIRGLRITVYDVLNMLADGMSYDEIIDDFPKLTQEDILACLAFAAERENSITRLSA
- the orn gene encoding oligoribonuclease translates to MSQDQRNLIWVDLEMTGLEPETDRIIEIATIVTDAELNILAEGPVIAIHQTPETMAKMDEWNTTHHGNSGLTERVNKSQNSEADAIAKTIEFLGQYIGKGVSPMCGNSICQDRRFMAKWMPALEEYFHYRNFDVSTLKELAKRWYPEVMDGYQKKGAHLALDDIRESIEEMLYYRKTILK
- a CDS encoding M48 family metallopeptidase; this translates as MSLFSILFIIMVILSAITHLWLSIRQVKHVTEHRSQTPEDFAEKISLEEHQKAADYTIAKEKLGNIELIIGTTLLFIWTLGGGLELLDQYVRGYELSPLFSGVLFILLMGFISSIIDIPMGLYNTFVLEEKFGFNRTTFKVWSVDFIKQTTLGLVIGIPLIMVILWLMESAGPYWWVYAWAVWMGFGFLMMWAYPAFIAPLFNKFSELEDESLKNRIEQLMTRCGFLSKGILVMDGSKRSSHGNAYFTGLGNNKQIVFYDNLLESLDEEEVEAVLAHELGHFKKKHIVKRLVSMTFITFAGFAVLGWIMQQQWFYEGLGMSTPSIYAALVLFSIASGAFTFFLSPISAMMSRKHEFEADEYAAQQADANKLIDALVKLYKENANTLTPDPLHSAYYDSHPPAPVRIAHLKQHA
- a CDS encoding cytochrome c; the encoded protein is MNVQFALKTALKTTSITILLGLFLSAQNVMAANPAHGKDLHDANCQSCHSSLMGGDPDRIYTRSDRRVTSIDGLRKQVTRCKTTVGVAWPEDQIEDVVDYLNTSFYKL
- the rsgA gene encoding small ribosomal subunit biogenesis GTPase RsgA: MAKRKLNRRQEWRIQKIQDERLARSKNKQQKISDKYGQLEADLHRGTIVSHFGATLDIEDEATGEIVRCALRQNIDAIVCGDKIVWQALTQLTDDEQLKGVITALEKRKTVLARPDFTGQMKPVAANIDQLLIVTSPVPELNEGLVDRYLVAAELSHIKPVLLLNKVDTLSAKQQAVLQQRLQVYEDIGYPIIYTSAKSQHGMDTLLSQLENKVSVFVGQSGVGKSSLINALLPDANIKEGEVSLATNKGTHTTSVSRLYHIKNANHQQASLIDSPGVREFGLWDINKEDVIHGFIELHDHAQYCHFRDCKHLNEPNCGLLKGLEDGTISEQRLDSYHRIVDSVEDK
- a CDS encoding thioredoxin family protein, whose translation is MQLTTRFISLFFITLILTLISSPTFAGHAHHASASKAQITWHDWSDQTFALAASENKLILLDVSAQWCQFCKKMKAVTYQDPEVVKIINDNYIAIFADIEATPVVGKRYAQLGVPGTVILTADKKELNKRRGYIAPQQMQWHLLGNLQDASMETASKDKH